The sequence below is a genomic window from Patescibacteria group bacterium.
TAAATCATCCGATTCAGAACTATTTTTATCATAATAATCACGGTTACTGTAATCCTTAAAATAAATAGTAACAAAAAATAATTTTATAGTTACATCTCTTAAACATCGGGGATTAGAGTCGACATTGACATAATTATGACCATAAACATTAAAACAATGGTCATAAAAAAATATTATTTTATAGCTTAAATTTATGCAGATTAGAATAATAAATAAAATAATTTTCTTTTTAGACATAAAATTGTTCTCTATTATGATGATAAAATTAGTATCTAGAACTATTTGAAGTGGTAATAAGTCGGCTCAATTCCCTCCATTTGAGCCGATAACTAAATCCCTAATCGGCTCATTCGCGCCGTGTTTGAGCCGAAAGATCCCGCGGTTTGAGCTGTTTCTTTATTAGTATCTGCTGACTAGGCTCACCCTAACCCATTATCATTTCTTCTGCGCCTTTTGAGGATGAAATATGCGCTTCATCCACTCAATCATGCCTAGAAGGTCAGAATTACTCATGTTTTTAATAAACATGCATTAACTAAGTTTTTTAATAAACCTGATTGCTTTATTAATTTTATAGATTTCTTTAACCACGCAATAGGGTAAAATCACTAAAATGATAAATAGCATTATGAACAAAATCAAAATAACTGGGAATAAATCTTTATCAATGAATTGAAAAAAATCTTTACTAAAAACATCTTTACTAAAAAAGGATATAATCATTATCATTATAAAAAGATATACAGATACTAAAAATAGTCTACCAAACTTTTGTCGTGTTAATTCAACAATATTTTTATCTAATATTATCAAATTGTATAAAAAGTTATTTTGTTTCGCTAAACATCCTTTATGATAAAATAATACAGTATGCAATAAGGAAGCCGCACCTAAATAATCCCGCTCAGCAATAATCAAATCGTCCCTGGAATATATTTCTTTTTTGCATTGATAACATTTCATATTTTATTTCATTAAAGTATCAAAAATCTTTAAATTTAATCTTTTCCTTTCTTGTGTGGATGAAATATGCGCTTCATCCACTCAATCATGCCTATAAAGACGCAGGAAATGAAGAGGATAAGCAGCCAGTCATGCGGTAAGAGAGGTACGGTGCCAAAGAGGTGCTGTAGCGCGGGGATGTAGATTACGGCGACTTGGAGCAATAATCCCGTGACGGCAGCAAGGATGAGCATGGGATTCCGCATAAATGGGATCCGCCAAATCGGCTCCTGCAGGGAGCGCAATGAAAATACATAAACCGTGGCAGTGACCGAGAGCGTCGTGAATGCTATGGTCCGCGCAAGTTCCAGGGAATGGAACATATTCCAATAGAAGATGAAAAGGAGAAGACTTAATATGGCAGAACAGGTGCTAATCGCGCCGATCAACCAGCGATGCTCGTGCATAAGAATAGATTCCCCTCTTACCCGCGGCTTTTCGCGCATGAGGGCGCGGTTGGCCGGCTCCTGGGTAAGCGCGAGCGCGGGAAACGTGTCAGTGACAATATTGACCCATAAAATTTGAGCAGGAAGATAGGGAAGGGGCCACCCCATCAGAAGCGCAAAAGTAATCGCAATGGTTTCCGTAAAGCTGTTAGAAAGCATATAAAGCGCCACGGTGCGGATATTATGGTAGATAAGCCTGCCCTCGCGTATGGCGCTCGTCATAGTGCGGATATGATTATCGAGAAGCACTATGTCCGACGACTCCTTTGCCACATCAGTGCCGCTCCCCAAGGCAACGCCGATGTCAGCCGCTTTCAAGGCGGGAGCGTCATTCACCCCGTCCCCTGTCATCGCAACCACCGCGCCTCTCGCTTTCCATGCCGCGATAATGCGGAGCTTGTCTTCAGGCGTTGCGCGGGAAAATACCGCAATATTATTTATCTTTTCCGCGAGCGCATTGAGCGAGAGTTCCTTGAGTTCGCTTCCATCCATTACCCTTCTTGCGCCCTTTAATAACCCAAGCGTTCGCCCGATGGAAGTGGCGGTAAGGCGATGATCGCCGGTTATCATGACCGTGCGGATGCCTGCTTTTTCCGCTTCCGCAATGGTTTCCACCGCACCCTCGCGCAGAGGATCTTGGATGCCGATAAAGCCAAGAAATATCAAATCATGAAGAGGATTAACCATCTTTTTCAGCTCCCGTGCGTCTCTGCGTGCCTCCCTTTTCGTAATGCAGAGCACCCGCAATCCTTGTCCGCTCATGCGTTCCACTTTTTTATTCAGCGCATCTATCCCCTCACGGCTTAAAGGCACCACTCGGCCAGATTCGTCTTCTACATACTTGATAAAAGGGAGAAGGATTTCTGGCGCGCCTTTTACATAGAGCACGTCCTTTACGCTTCCCTCTGCCGCGGATGCGCGATGGAGCGTGCACATATATTTATCCTTTGAATTAAACGGCTGTTCAGCGCGGCGAGGATAGAGGTTCCGTAATGCGGCGACATCTATCCCATGGTCGAGAGCGGCGCGCATGAGCGCCCTGTCAGTGGTATTACCCGTGGCCACAGGGCCCGAAACAGCTCCCCCCATCTCATACGGCGCGGCATCATTGCATACCACCATGGCAGTGACAAGCTCCTCTAACCCAGCATGTAAATCGTTTAACGCACGTTCGCGCAGTATATTGTAGGAACGAAGGTATGTGTCCATCCGCACTACTTGCATCTCCCCCACGGTGAGCGTGCCTGTTTTATCGGCACAGATGACGGATGTCGCACCGAGCGTTTCTGCGGCATGGAGCTTTTTTACGAGCCCTTTCTGCGTTAAAATTCTCTGCATG
It includes:
- a CDS encoding HAD-IC family P-type ATPase; protein product: MTNLGQKKEAEPLGGQSPGGSFSLRSGKEILQELHATPQGLTTRETLERRTQWGNNVLPHRENRNFFLLILLRQFANVLVVILIAASVASFMLGDVVDAQVILGAVFINVAVGAFQERRAQHALAALQKVIVTKARVLRDGALVEVPQEELVPGDIVSVQAGDRVPADIRLLSEHALEANESMLTGESHPAKKDVRTLHTARVLAEQINMLWFGTVVTAGRGSGLVVATGAHTQVGHIALLLARTPEERTPLQKQLNRFGRELAFAIIVVVLLIFGFGIFQGEGIADMFATAIAVAVSAIPEGLTIAVTVVLAIGMQRILTQKGLVKKLHAAETLGATSVICADKTGTLTVGEMQVVRMDTYLRSYNILRERALNDLHAGLEELVTAMVVCNDAAPYEMGGAVSGPVATGNTTDRALMRAALDHGIDVAALRNLYPRRAEQPFNSKDKYMCTLHRASAAEGSVKDVLYVKGAPEILLPFIKYVEDESGRVVPLSREGIDALNKKVERMSGQGLRVLCITKREARRDARELKKMVNPLHDLIFLGFIGIQDPLREGAVETIAEAEKAGIRTVMITGDHRLTATSIGRTLGLLKGARRVMDGSELKELSLNALAEKINNIAVFSRATPEDKLRIIAAWKARGAVVAMTGDGVNDAPALKAADIGVALGSGTDVAKESSDIVLLDNHIRTMTSAIREGRLIYHNIRTVALYMLSNSFTETIAITFALLMGWPLPYLPAQILWVNIVTDTFPALALTQEPANRALMREKPRVRGESILMHEHRWLIGAISTCSAILSLLLFIFYWNMFHSLELARTIAFTTLSVTATVYVFSLRSLQEPIWRIPFMRNPMLILAAVTGLLLQVAVIYIPALQHLFGTVPLLPHDWLLILFISCVFIGMIEWMKRIFHPHKKGKD